TCTCCCTCTAACGAGCTTGAACTCGCCGTCTGAGATGATGACAATGGAGTCGACGGCGGCGATGACAATGATAACAATGTTGATAATGGAAATGCGGTTAATGATATCGGCCTGAATATGAACAATGCATGGTGTAGACCAGGACTAAATAACCAGTCATGGACATCCCAATACACTTCCACTCTAAATTTACTCATGGATATAGATTCGTTACCTCTGAATTTCCATTGGAGATGCTTCACATGAATGACCAAGTGCCCATCTATCTTTATCTCCATTTCTGGATCAAGCCCACCAGTACAATTACAACTATTGTTGTTATCGCCTCTCTcactttggtggtggtggtggtggtggtggtggtggttcagGTTGTTGCAGTCTATGGAAATCTCATGAAACCTGCCTTTCTCATGGAACTTAACCCTTGTAGAGAATTTCTTCTTAGCAAATAtatgttctttctttgaaaCCAGGATGGGATCGATCAGCGATGGCCGGAACCTTGTCTTTCTGTAAGCATCCTTCTTCAGGTCCCCAAGCAACAACACGACTTCTTCTTCACAGACAACGGCGACATAGTAATCCGATTGAGGCTCTGTCTTTCCGTCGAACTTGGCCATCTTTAGATCCCAGAAGACGTCGACGGCCTTGCCTTCCACCATGAAACGCTTGGAACCTTGTTTCCTCCAGAAGTACCATGGCTTCAGTTCGACCTTGCAGGTGTAGTGGTTCTCACCTTCCGGCCCTTCCACTGAAACGGAAAGGCCATGGAGCAGTAGATTCTTACACCATGTGATGGAGATGAGACGGCACTGACCGGCAATCTTTGTTCTGTAGACAGACACGAAGACACTCTGGCCTGACCTGGTCACGGCGGCTGGATCATCAATCGCCTTTTCTCCAGATGAAAAGCAAGCATGAATCCCAATTGGGTCTTGCATTTCCCAATTACTTGAAAAATCAATCAGATAAGAAAGGGGGATTGTTGATCCAATCGAATCAGAAACACAAAGTTAAGAAAGAACCCACCTGGGAAAGACGAGTTAATAGCTCTGTTAAACTTTCATGGAGAAACTGAGAGATCTGTGTGTCTTAACAACAAGATCCACTCCTAGATCCTGCCAGAGGTGCTCTCTTGACAGAGCATACATTTATcctaaaacaaagaaaagaaaaatgatctgTACCCAATTTCCAAACTGGCAATGAGAAGGCAATGGCTGGGAGTGGAAGTGTGGGAAGAACAGACgctttttttaagtgtttttataCCATATTCAATAATCTGAAAGCCTTGTTGTAGGCTTCTGAAACTGAGGTTTATTAATTATatactttctttctttaataaaaCCGCTTTTCGAATCCAAGGTGGTTTCATTTCTGTTATCTTCTCATCTCTACTAAAATATCCTTTTTCTCACGAAAGGTGAAAAGTAAAAGGAGCGCAGTCAAATTAGAAAGCTTGGCTTTTCCGATGTGGGGTTTCCCTTACCCTTTACCTTTTCTGTTTACTTCCCTCAAATAATTTTGGCTGGTGAGGTTTGTAATTCCGACCTTTATAACCTTGTAGAAATGTTAAAAGGAAAGTATTGATGAGGCAGGAATCTAGGAGTGACAGTTGCAGAAAAGTCTGAGGAATATGCGGTGGCAGTTGCAGATCTGGTCGAACTTCAAGTGTCTTATTCTTATCTGCATTTGAATTGGGAGAGTATTTCAAATCAGCAGATCAATTTCATTGGACCAAAaacagttaaaaaaaatttctacagTCTAATCCTTTCTTTATGAGAAGAGTTCCATTTCAGTTAAAAGAAAGATACAATTCAAGTCCATTAAAGGGATTCACAAACTTACTTTATCTTAATCTATAATAACCATCTAAAGGAATATATCCCAGCAAATATAGATGCTCACAGTAAGCATTATAGGTGGTATTTTTAACTACTTTCCTAATAATGAGTTGGGAGAAGAGGGTTTCGTTTTCTAATGCGGGCATCAGAGGGTTCCCCTTTTTCAAATCTTTCAAaaggggaggagaaggagaggggGTTATTTAGATATTTCTCTGATCTGGATAACAGTGAAATGTGAGTGGGTACAAAAATGATCCGCATACTGGCGTTGTGGGAACCTTTTCCCCTAATGAATTATCACTCTTGAATGTTAATGAAAATTATACAGAATTTGTTCAATGATGTAAGAGCAGTTTGcctaacaaaagaaaacaatagattgggaggagagagagattttggtATCCTTGTATCCTTGTATCCTTGTATCCTTGGAATGACAATTGCAGGTTCCATTATCATTTTACATTTACAGGTGATAATGcacaataaaaaaatagagcaTTGCCTCCTCAGTCCCACTGTGCTTCAGAAAGTCAAAAGAACTGAACTAAAAATGGTGCTCCTCAGCTCTTGCATTTGAATTTCTCTAGATCAATGATCATCACAGTGATATCATCCAAACTTCCTCTGCTCACAGCAAGGTTCACAAGCTCCTTACAAGCTGCCATGAGCCCGCCGGAATTTCTCTGCTGAAAGTGGTTGTTCTCTTGATTTTGCACATGAATCTTCACTTTATGTTGCTTGATCAATGGAATCTTTTGTAACTTCGATGACGGACTCAGGTTCTCACCACTAGACTCATTTTCATCTTTCCTAAGATTATTTTTCTTATATCTGCCACTTTCTTTACTTGGAGACTGAATCTTCACTTTCTGTTGCTTGACCAGCGAAATCCTACGTGCTTTGGATGGAGGACTTAAATTCTCACAACCAAacccatcatcatcttctttccaAAGGTTAACAGTTGATCTTTGCTTGTTTGCAGCCAAACAGCTGCGTGTTGCAGTATCAACAGCTTCCTGACCACCCACCTATGGAAAGAAAAAGCAAACAGCCTACTTAAAAATTCCCAACCAAATAGGTAATAATCTTCAATCAATCACCAATAAAATGTCTCCTCAACCACAGGACTTGGATATTGCAAGGGAAATTGTTTCCAATTTCAGGTAAAAGTTcgtttcttctatttttaattaagcaaattcttttttttttcctggtaaaAGTTATTTCTTCTACTATTTTTAGTTAagcaacttcttttttttttcctggtaaaAGTTATTTCTTCTACTATTTTTAGTTAAGCAACAggtctccctcccctccccccccccccccccccatccccccaataaaaaaaagaagcacaGGTAGGTATTGCAAAGGAGAAAAGATAACAGTTCAATTCAAATCACCTAGCCATATCCCACTGCTTAGAATCAGGCTATACTTGGATCCTTTTGCTAAATTCCACCATACTGAAGGCCATATCTGTTATACTcatataaaaaaggaaaagaaacaaaaacaaaatagaggataAGAAAACATTATAGCTATGATATTTAGTATCCCAACAGCTTCTTTGAAAAAGAGTAGTGTATGTTCACTCAGATCATCAAGTTACTCATCAAGCCAAGTTTTGGTTTGGGGATAGGATCTTGGGGTCAAGTCTTGATATACATTTCAATCTGTCTAAACAAATCTCCCCATTACACAAAAGTCAGTCTATAATCTGCATAATATACTAATATCTATCACCAAATATGCTCACTAAAAAGAAACATCCAGACACCATAGATTTGGGATCAGCAAAGATACACAGTACTTACTTAATAGGCCCCACCACTCCCAGACAAAAAACCAGCTGATCAGGTAACTACATCCTGGAATTTTTACTAGATTTATTGAGCATCTAAAAAGTGGTATTTTATAGGGTCAGATTCATCTAAGGAGGTATATTCTTTTACCTGGGAGAGTTCTTACTGGGATAGCTAAATGTTTGGTCCCCACTATGTGCACCTTGTGACCTGAGTTTTGCATTGTACTGAAAATATGGCTTGGACCAAAATTTAGCACAACTTGTCAACAAGAGATCGTCCTGCAAGAGCAAGTGTCACAGATTGCTCCAACTGGATGGTGCAATTTGTCACAATCCTACGCTAACAATGTTGATCCTTACTTAGAACCAAGATatagaaaacaaacaaaatctaATCCTGCCACAAGCATTGGGGCCAGTAAACTTATCCAATAATGGATGGCTGGATGCAATCAACAGAGACGTATCAAGATTGCTATTTGTAAGGAGTAAAGACAGAAACACaccaatcataaaaaaaaacaagccaTATGAAAAGCATTTGATAAAATGATAAAGATTGAAAAACATACACAAGCAAATAGCTTTTGAGTGTACATCAAAGCTTTAACATATCAAGAATGCTCCATGATAAGAGCATGTTACTTCCTACTAACCTTTTCCCACAGTCCATCTGTGGCCAGGACAAGAAATTCCATGTCTGGAGTCAAATGCAGGGTCTTTGTGTCAGGCTCGGCTATTACCCAGTCCTTCAAATGAACATCTCCAATGCTTCTAGAAACAGAAAGTATCCCATGGACTCTCCAAGCTCCTCTGTGGATCTCTACATAGCCTCCCTATATTACAATATGAAAAGAAGTAGTCTAAGTCATATCCCGTAATTAAT
The nucleotide sequence above comes from Telopea speciosissima isolate NSW1024214 ecotype Mountain lineage chromosome 3, Tspe_v1, whole genome shotgun sequence. Encoded proteins:
- the LOC122654041 gene encoding uncharacterized protein LOC122654041, coding for MPSISVATEDTKKPLGNAVAAQFRYSKESDSSLLADVKNIDVQPSSFATNVTPSTTSSCLSLKRKRPPKIEIPQVLREIQTDKLLLKDKTIEDQPLGFDGVEVGVSSMKGKKKVMEDTHKIVSALHGDSRKGFFGVYDGHGGTRAAEFVAENLHRNILEMLDKSRGHMHKEDAIKAAYLKTDQDFLKQGLGSGTCCVTALIEGGDIFISNLGDCRVVLCRDGLAEVLTQDHRAGQEDERNRIEDKGGYVEIHRGAWRVHGILSVSRSIGDVHLKDWVIAEPDTKTLHLTPDMEFLVLATDGLWEKVGGQEAVDTATRSCLAANKQRSTVNLWKEDDDGFGCENLSPPSKARRISLVKQQKVKIQSPSKESGRYKKNNLRKDENESSGENLSPSSKLQKIPLIKQHKVKIHVQNQENNHFQQRNSGGLMAACKELVNLAVSRGSLDDITVMIIDLEKFKCKSCVSDSIGSTIPLSYLIDFSSNWEMQDPIGIHACFSSGEKAIDDPAAVTRSGQSVFVSVYRTKIAGQCRLISITWCKNLLLHGLSVSVEGPEGENHYTCKVELKPWYFWRKQGSKRFMVEGKAVDVFWDLKMAKFDGKTEPQSDYYVAVVCEEEVVLLLGDLKKDAYRKTRFRPSLIDPILVSKKEHIFAKKKFSTRVKFHEKGRFHEISIDCNNLNHHNCTGGLDPEMEIKIDGHLVIHVKHLQWKFRGNESISMSKFRVEVYWDVHDWLFSPGLHHALFIFRPISLTAFPLSTLLSLSSPPSTPLSSSQTASSSSLEGDNPNGLFGFCLFLYAWKVE